The Candidatus Omnitrophota bacterium genomic interval TTTTTTTCTTCGGTTACTTTCTACTTCTTCTGGTTTTTTACTTGTTCCTGGCGTTTCTTAGTTTTATTGAAGGAAAAAAAAGGTCGTGGGAGAGTCAGACAGAAGATTATCCTTTGGTTTACCTAGCTAGTAACGCCATATCTGTAAGTATTATTATGCCGGCCAGGAATGAAGAAGGGTGGATAGCCGATGCTTTATTGTCTGTTCTCAACCTTAACTATCCTAAATTTGAAGTCATTATCGTTGATGACGGCTCTAAGGATAAAACCTTAGAGACAGTGGATAAGATTTTGAAATTAGAGCTTCTGGATATACCGTATATAAAACATTATAAAGATGGTGTTGTGCTAAAGGTATTTAAGAGCTTAAAATATCCTTTTGTTACAGTGATAAGCAAGGATGCGGGCATGAAGAAAGCCGGGGCGGTTAATGCCGGGCTCAATTTCGCCAGGAATGAATATGTGTGTTTTGTTGACGCTGATACTGTGCTTGAGCAGGATGCGTTACTGAAAGTAATGGCCTACGTTGACCGGGATCCGGATAAGATTATAGGGATTGGCAGTTACTTTGGGCTTTCTAATGACCTTAAAATAAAAGAGGGGAGAATTTTAGATAGGCATTTTTCCTTTAACCCGTTAATAGCTTATCAGAACCTGGAATATATCCGTTCTTTTATAGGTAATCGTATCGGCTGGAGTAAGTATAATGCCATGCCGGTTGTGGCAGGGGGATTTAGCATGTGGCGCAGGGACATTTTGTATGAATTAGGCGGTTTCTCGGCGGATTTTACCTGTGAAGATATCGAGTTTACTTTTCGCGCCCATGATTATTTAGTGAAGAACAAGGATAAGGATTATAGGATAGTTATGTTGCCGTATTCGGTTGGATGGACCGAAGGGCCAGCCAACATAACTTCTATTATCTCGCAGCGTAGCCGTTGGCAGAGGGTTACGGATGAAACTGTGGCACGCTATAAATATATGATCCTTAATCCGCGTTTTGGCGCCTTCGCATTTATTACTCTTCCCTATTTTCTACTTTATGAAGTTTTCGGAGTTTTTTTTGAGGTTGCAAGTATTTTTTTTGTTGGTTTAGGGTGGGCGCTGGGTGCGTTGGATTTAAGGGTTTTTATTTTATTTACTTTGTTTATGTCTTTGACTCAGGCATTCATCTCTATCTTTTCCATATTTTCGTCCATACGTATTCAAAGGCTGTTCCCATTGCGTTATATAATGTATCTCATATTCCTTAGCCTTACTGAGTTTTTGTGGTATAGGTGGATAATTTCCGCTGCAAGGTTATTAGGGACCTATACTTTTTTAAGAGGGGTAAAAGAGTTTGATCAATATAAGAGGGTTAGGAGGGCGTAGTAATAATATAGAAAAGATATTTTCTTGCTTGACAAAATATTCCTATCATGTTACATTTTATAGTGATACAAAAGGTGCACTTTAGTGTGAGCTTGAAGATTAATATCTTATGAATCTAGTCTTAATTATTGGATACAACGATAAGAATTAGTTTTTAAGTTAACGCGAAAAGTCAATTTAACCTTAGGAAGGAGGAGAGCTTTTCAATGAATAGAAAAGGTTTTACACTCGTCGAAATTATGATCGTAGTTGCGATTATTGCATTATTAGCTGCGATTGCAGTACCTAATTTGCTTACTGCAAGAAGGACAGCTAATGAGGCAGCAGCAAAAGCTACAGTACGTAGTTTATCTACTGCGGCAGAAACCTTCTCAACCAGTCACAGTGGTGCCTATCCTACAGCTGTAGGTGCAGGTGGTTTGCAAGATTTTATAGCCTCTGCAGGCAACTATTGCGCTGACGCAGGTGGTGGAACTACTGCTGTTCAGGGTTATAACTATGCTTGTACTTTAACTGCAGGCGGTTATACCTTTGTAGCTAGTCCTGTTACTCAAGGAACAACCGGAAGCGTAACTTATACAGCTTCTACAGGTGGAGTGCTTACACCATTATAAAAATTGTTTTTTGTGAAAAAGGGGTCGGATCTATTAGATCTGGCCCCTTTTTATTTATTAGAGCGAAAGTCATCCTGAGGGCCGCAGGCCCGAAGGATCTAGATTCTTCGTCCGTCACTGAAGTGATTGCGGACTCAGAATGACGGGAAAATAATGAAAATTAAATTTTTTGTTTTTATTCTAATTGCTACTGTATGTTTTCTTGCTTATTTTACTAGCCTGGGAAATCCTTTTATTTGGGATGATGAGGCCTTGGTGGTTCAAAATACACTTATCCGCAGTGTGCAGAATTTACCTTTAAGTTTTACCAACGATCTTTACTTTGGAGTAAATAGTGGCTCTAACTTTTATCGTCCGCTTCAAACTATCTCCTATATATTTGATTATCATTTCTGGCAGTTAGAACCTTCGGGCTTTCATTTAACCAATATTATTTTGCAAATTGGTGTTTCTTTTTTGGTTTTTCTTCTCATATTTAATCTGATTGAAAATTTGCCTGTGGCAATAGCCAGCGCTGTTTTTTTTGCTGCCAGCCCTATTCATACTGAGGCTGTTACTTATATTTCGGGCAGGGCAGAGATGCTTATGGGACTTTTTGTGATTCTTAGCCTTTTGTTTTTTATCAGAAGCCAAAATAATATTAAAAGGCCACTTTTTCTCTATATTTTATCCATATTTAGTTTTGTATTGGCCATATTATCTAAAGAGGTTGCCATCGTTTTTCCTTTTATAATTTGCGGTTATATTTTTTTCTTCCTGAAGGAAAAATTAAAAAAAAAGCATTATTTTGTCAAAACCATTTTTCCATATTTTGTTATAAGTATAATTTATCTTCTCTTAAGGTTAACCCTATTTAATTTTTTAACCTTACGTCCTCCTGCCTTGGCCAATGTTTCCTGGTTTATCCGCTTGAGTGTTTTTCCTAAAGTTATCCTTACTTATTTTAAGCTACTTTTTTTTCCGGTTGGCCTGCATATGAATAGGGAGTTGCTTAGGCCTACAAGCCCTGTTGGCATCTTAGTGGCTGTATTTTTTATTGGGTTAATTATTTTTACCTGTTGGCGTTATCTTATCTATCGAGAGAAAAACAAAGTTGTTTCATTTATGCTTCTTTGGTCGTTGGTTTTTTTTATTCCCCAATCCGGAATTTTTCCTATCAATGCTTTTGTTGCCGAACATTTTATTTATCTTCCATCGATAAGTTTCTTTATGCTGGTTGCCTATATTTTTCATAGGGCCTTAAGAAAAGGATTATTTATTCTAGTGGTAGGGTTATTTACTGTATTTTATATTATTCTTTCTGCCGGCAGAAATTTTGAGTGGAGGAACCCGTTAGTTTTTTATAAAAATATTATCAAGTATTCTCCAAACAGCTTTCAGGCACATAATAATTTGGGCCTGCAATATGAATATCTTGGGCGCCTTAAAGAAGCAGAAAATGAGTATAAGAGAGCCATAGAGATTAAATCGGATTTAATTGAGGCCCATTCAAATTTAGCTAATCTTTATTTTAAACTAAAACTTTATAATCAGGCAAAAGCCGAATACATTTTATTGGAAAAAAGCCAGCTTGGCGCAAAAGCTGCAGAGGTGTATAATAATTTGGGGAATATTTATGAAGTTACGAGGTTTCTGGATGATGCAATTGTAAAATACAATCAGGCGCTTAAACTTGATCCGAGCCTTAAATTTACGCATTTTAACCTGGCACGCATTTATTTGGTCAGAGGTAATTTTGATTTGGCGGTATCTCATATTTTAGGGTCTTTGGGTGAATCTGGGCTTGGCACTGATACGCTAAAACGTAAAATTATTGCTGATTTCCTTAAAAATACAACTTTTATTAATAATGCCGCTATGTTTTATAATAATTTAGGAATCAATTTTGCCCAAAATAATCTTTGGAACCAGGCAGTTAGCGCTTTTATTTGCGCCTTGGATCTGGATCCAAAATCCTGCGATTACTATTATAATTTGGGTTTAGCTTATTTGAATAAAGGGGAGGATGCTAAGGCAAAATTTGCTTTAAATAAGGCTTTAAAAATTAATCCTAATCATATCAGGGCCAAGAGGTTAATAGCTGATAAAAAGTAATTGCTAAATACTGTCTTTATGTTATTATAAAAATAATGTTTAAGCCAAAAACTGGGTTTACACTTATTGAGATAATGATGGTTATGGCCATTGTTTCTCTTCTTGTCTCTGTGGCTATTGTTGAGGGTGTACAATTTAGAAAACAGGCTAACGAATCTAATTGTATGGCTAATCTTAAGGCTATTGCCAGCGGTTTTGAAGTATATTCAGCACGCCATGCTGGAGTATACGCTCCTGCGGAGGAAACAAATTTACAATTTCTTATCGACGATAATTGTCTTTTCCAGGATTTAATCAGCATAGGCCAAATCGGTAATTTCCGTTATATCATTAATTCGGTAAATCCTGCAGGTTATGATATCAAAGCTTTGAGTGTAAATCCGGCACTAGCTGACCATAATTATCAGATTTCTACCGGAGGCATCCTCAAGCGTTCCGATACTTCCGTATCCAATGACATGGATTTTAAGGATTTCTAACTATGTTTAATCGACAGGCCAGAAGCTTTGTTACCATTATGATTCTTGTAGCTTTGTTCGCATTATTATTGCGCATGGCGATACATAAGGTAATCATTTATAATATCCAGCAGAATCAGCTCTTGGCTCAGGTTAACCTCAAGCTACTTTCTACTGCCCTGGAGAATTATGCTAAGGATAATAAAAATCAGTATCCTGAAAATATCGAGGCTTTTACTAAGAATAAACCTGCTTATTTAGAAAGGAATTATCTGGCTGTTTCTTCGGTACGTGGTTATCAGTATGATTGCCAGCGCCTTGATCCGGGAGG includes:
- a CDS encoding prepilin-type N-terminal cleavage/methylation domain-containing protein, whose amino-acid sequence is MNRKGFTLVEIMIVVAIIALLAAIAVPNLLTARRTANEAAAKATVRSLSTAAETFSTSHSGAYPTAVGAGGLQDFIASAGNYCADAGGGTTAVQGYNYACTLTAGGYTFVASPVTQGTTGSVTYTASTGGVLTPL
- a CDS encoding prepilin-type N-terminal cleavage/methylation domain-containing protein; protein product: MFKPKTGFTLIEIMMVMAIVSLLVSVAIVEGVQFRKQANESNCMANLKAIASGFEVYSARHAGVYAPAEETNLQFLIDDNCLFQDLISIGQIGNFRYIINSVNPAGYDIKALSVNPALADHNYQISTGGILKRSDTSVSNDMDFKDF
- a CDS encoding tetratricopeptide repeat protein, translating into MKIKFFVFILIATVCFLAYFTSLGNPFIWDDEALVVQNTLIRSVQNLPLSFTNDLYFGVNSGSNFYRPLQTISYIFDYHFWQLEPSGFHLTNIILQIGVSFLVFLLIFNLIENLPVAIASAVFFAASPIHTEAVTYISGRAEMLMGLFVILSLLFFIRSQNNIKRPLFLYILSIFSFVLAILSKEVAIVFPFIICGYIFFFLKEKLKKKHYFVKTIFPYFVISIIYLLLRLTLFNFLTLRPPALANVSWFIRLSVFPKVILTYFKLLFFPVGLHMNRELLRPTSPVGILVAVFFIGLIIFTCWRYLIYREKNKVVSFMLLWSLVFFIPQSGIFPINAFVAEHFIYLPSISFFMLVAYIFHRALRKGLFILVVGLFTVFYIILSAGRNFEWRNPLVFYKNIIKYSPNSFQAHNNLGLQYEYLGRLKEAENEYKRAIEIKSDLIEAHSNLANLYFKLKLYNQAKAEYILLEKSQLGAKAAEVYNNLGNIYEVTRFLDDAIVKYNQALKLDPSLKFTHFNLARIYLVRGNFDLAVSHILGSLGESGLGTDTLKRKIIADFLKNTTFINNAAMFYNNLGINFAQNNLWNQAVSAFICALDLDPKSCDYYYNLGLAYLNKGEDAKAKFALNKALKINPNHIRAKRLIADKK
- a CDS encoding glycosyltransferase family 2 protein; its protein translation is MNIPIIKITYFIFIFFFGYFLLLLVFYLFLAFLSFIEGKKRSWESQTEDYPLVYLASNAISVSIIMPARNEEGWIADALLSVLNLNYPKFEVIIVDDGSKDKTLETVDKILKLELLDIPYIKHYKDGVVLKVFKSLKYPFVTVISKDAGMKKAGAVNAGLNFARNEYVCFVDADTVLEQDALLKVMAYVDRDPDKIIGIGSYFGLSNDLKIKEGRILDRHFSFNPLIAYQNLEYIRSFIGNRIGWSKYNAMPVVAGGFSMWRRDILYELGGFSADFTCEDIEFTFRAHDYLVKNKDKDYRIVMLPYSVGWTEGPANITSIISQRSRWQRVTDETVARYKYMILNPRFGAFAFITLPYFLLYEVFGVFFEVASIFFVGLGWALGALDLRVFILFTLFMSLTQAFISIFSIFSSIRIQRLFPLRYIMYLIFLSLTEFLWYRWIISAARLLGTYTFLRGVKEFDQYKRVRRA